The DNA window TCTGTTGTCCGACAACTTCGCCGATGCCATCCTCGCCCCAGACACCGAGCCGCTGTCGCTGCTACGAGGTGTCGTCACGCCCAGCCCGCCGTCAAAGCTGCAGCTCAGCGACTATCCGCATCTGGGCTTGAACCTGCAGATGCTCCAGGGGTATTTGCAGGAAACCCAGGCGCAGCACAAGCCCGGGGTCAACATCCTGCTCTACGGCCCGCCCGGCACCGGCAAGACCGAACTCAGCCGCACCCTGGCGCACGAACTGGGCTGTGATCTCTTTGAAGTGTCCACCGAGGATGACGAGGGTGACCCGATTGGCGGCGAAGCCCGCTTGCGTGCCTATCGCGCAGCGCAGCGCTTCCTGGAACGCCGCAGGGTGATGATCCTGTTCGATGAAATCGAGGATGTGTTCAACACCGAGGAGGCCCCGTCCATGTTCAACGGCCTGTTCCGCCGATCTGGCGGCGGCCGCGAGCGCAAGGGCTGGATCAACAAGAGTCTGGAAGCCAACCCCGTGCCCACCTTCTGGCTGACCAATTCCATCCGCAGCCTGGACGCCGCCTACATCCGCCGCTTCGACTTCGTGCTGGAACTGCCTGTGCCGCCGCAGCGCGTGCGCGAGACCATCGCTACCGAATGCGTCGGGGAGCTGGCCGATGCGCCCACCCTGCGCGCACTGGCATCCAGCAACGACCTGGCGCCCGCCGTGCTCACCCGCGCTGCGTCCGTGCTGCAAACAATCCAGTCCCGCATCCCGACCGGCCAAAGCAACACAGCGCTGCTGCAACTGGTGAACAACACGCTGCAGGCGCAAGGCCATGCACGGGTGAAGGCGAGCGACCCCAACCGCCTGCCGGACACCTACGACCCCGCCTTCATCCACGCCGACACGGATCTGGCCGCCATGGCTGCCGGCATCCAGCAGGCCGGCAGTGCCCGCCTGTGTCTGTACGGCCCACCAGGAACAGGAAAGACCGCCTACGCTCGCTGGCTGGCCCGGCGGCTGGATCGTCCCCTGCTGGTCAAGCGCGCCTCCGACCTGCTCAGCAAGTGGCTGGGCGAGAGCGAACAAAACATCGCGCAGGCTTTCCAGCAAGCCGAGAGTGATGGCGCGGTGCTGCTCATCGACGAGGTGGACAGTTTCCTGCAGGAGCGGCGTGGGGCTACGCATTCCTGGGAAGTCACGCAAGTGAACGAGATGCTCACGCAAATGGAAGCCTTCTCCGGCGTATTCATCGCCACCACCAACCTGATGGATGACCTGGATGAAGCCGCCTTGCGCCGCTTCGACCTCAAGGCCCGCTTCGACTACCTCACTCCCGAGCAAGCCTGGGCCTTGCTGCGGCGTCAATGCAGCCATCTTGATCTGCCGTCGCCCGAGCCCGGCTTGCGCAAGCATCTTGACCGACTGGGTCTGCTCACGCCGGGTGACTTTGCCGCCGTGATTCGTTGCCACCGCTTCCAACCGATGGTCAGCGCACGCAGTTTGGTGGAGGCGCTCAGTGCCGAATGCGCCCTCAAGCAGGGCCACAAGGCAGCCATTGGTTTCGTTTGAACACTTCGGAGCACAACATGTCGCACGGTCTGAGCAAATCCCGCATTACCAGCAA is part of the Thiomonas sp. X19 genome and encodes:
- a CDS encoding ATP-binding protein, giving the protein MRRSRHELESLIGRDNSPQEPIVHLWMLRMLVPMGGLRVLIRESIGVPDLLTQLGISSSAIDDGGSLNAQARQASTLVKQMWERAERTAHKLTPSEALVANIGRLAALVNLSPTECRILEFASLLHAVRDLDDTADSLGQLSTSRTLGVLEKLLGLPESEVKQALSSSGQLARCGLLTLARNGHCTLKGKLDLLSDNFADAILAPDTEPLSLLRGVVTPSPPSKLQLSDYPHLGLNLQMLQGYLQETQAQHKPGVNILLYGPPGTGKTELSRTLAHELGCDLFEVSTEDDEGDPIGGEARLRAYRAAQRFLERRRVMILFDEIEDVFNTEEAPSMFNGLFRRSGGGRERKGWINKSLEANPVPTFWLTNSIRSLDAAYIRRFDFVLELPVPPQRVRETIATECVGELADAPTLRALASSNDLAPAVLTRAASVLQTIQSRIPTGQSNTALLQLVNNTLQAQGHARVKASDPNRLPDTYDPAFIHADTDLAAMAAGIQQAGSARLCLYGPPGTGKTAYARWLARRLDRPLLVKRASDLLSKWLGESEQNIAQAFQQAESDGAVLLIDEVDSFLQERRGATHSWEVTQVNEMLTQMEAFSGVFIATTNLMDDLDEAALRRFDLKARFDYLTPEQAWALLRRQCSHLDLPSPEPGLRKHLDRLGLLTPGDFAAVIRCHRFQPMVSARSLVEALSAECALKQGHKAAIGFV